A genome region from Microplitis demolitor isolate Queensland-Clemson2020A chromosome 1, iyMicDemo2.1a, whole genome shotgun sequence includes the following:
- the LOC103569673 gene encoding RNA polymerase II-associated protein 3 yields the protein MNKDKSIEIQKQVRDNAVDLQSEFLDMKNWEEQMKKKDELIQSTDDTCQVLPPVRKKKSSRIKSKTKENGTKAKRIKAHDYSAWDNFDADKACEEIDKENESEDSGDEVFSKEELEKKHEEATIQKVLGNKYVTEKKWDKAMACYNEAIKIFPYDAVFYANRALCHLKMDNLYSAESDCTAAIQRDEHYVKAYHRRATARMALKQYAEAISDLKILLGLENNNKEAKKMLETALKCQSNLENKFSGTLTIADTPLTGESKKVKVEDKKIENKIEEVENKSKELKLKESADVKNDKFRKWLPIVDENVDIVKPITKLPHQRIKKPLKSIPVTVTDFTKWPNVDPEPDKNCKVSKDTKSSVQDVVVDNKNKNTGTGTSNTESIKDESDVDVIPAVPRTSVQFCITWRKHKSPEFRYKYLKQLPPDSIPKLFKDSMESDTFSEILTTLKTHFIANNHPVYDYLKYLSEIKRFRTLTMFLSKQEKEDLTTLFNYCKSIEGRTDTITDLRKKYEL from the exons atgaacaaagataaatcaattgaaatcCAAAAACAAGTTCGCGATAATGCGGTTGATTTGCAAAGCGAATTTTTGGATATGAAAAATTGGGAAgagcaaatgaaaaaaaaagacgaaTTAATTCAGTCCACTGATGACACTTGtcag gtgtTGCCGCCagtgagaaagaaaaaaagttcaagAATAAAATCGAAGACTAAAGAAAATGGCACTAAAGCTAAAAGAATAAAAGCACATGATTATTCTGCTTGGGATAATTTTGATgcg gACAAAGCCTGCGAAGAAATAGACAAAGAAAATGAATCTGAAGATTCTGGTGACGAAGTATTCAGTAAAGAggaactagaaaaaaaacatgaagAAGCTACAATTCAAAAAGTACTTGGTAATAAATAtgttactgaaaaaaaatgggaCAAAGCTATGGCATGTTACAATGAAgccattaaaatatttccatatgACGCAGTATTTTATGCCAACCGCGCTCTCTGTCATTTGAAAATGGacaa tttgtATTCAGCAGAATCAGACTGTACTGCAGCAATACAACGCGACGAGCACTACGTCAAAGCTTATCATAGACGAGCTACAGCCAGGATGGCATTGAAACAGTACGCAGAAGCTATTAGtgacttaaaaatattattgggGCTAGAAAACAACAATAAAGAAGCTAAAAAAATGCTGGAGACCGCGTTGAAGTGTCAAagtaatttggaaaataaatttagtggcACTTTAACGATTGCTGATACTCCGCTAACGGgagaaagtaaaaaagtaaaagttgaagataaaaaaatagaaaataaaattgaagaagtagaaaataaaagtaaagaattaaaattaaaagagtcTGCGGacgtaaaaaatgataaatttcgtAAATGGTTACCGATTGTTGATGAAAATGTAGATATAGTCAAGCCTATCACCAAATTACCTCATCAAAGGATTAAGAAACCGCTTAAATCAATTCCCGTGACTGTAACAGATTTTACTAAATGGCCGAACGTTGATCCAGAGCCAGATAAAAATTGCAAAGTATCCAAGGATACAAAGTCATCCGTACAAGACGTAGTTGTtgataataagaataaaaatactgGTACTGGTACTAGTAATACTGAAAGTATAAAAGATGAAAGTGATGTTGATGTTATTCCGGCGGTTCCACGTACTTCTGTTCAATTCTGCATCACCTGGCGCAAACATAAATCACCGGAATTCCGatacaaatatttgaaacagtTACCTCCAGACAGTATTCCTAAGTTATTTAAAGATTCTATGGAATCAGATACATTTAGCGAAATATTAACGACTCtaaaaacacattttattGCTAATAATCATCCAGTCTATGATTATCTCAAATACTTGAGTGAAATAAAACGATTTAGGACACTGACTATGTTCTTAAGTAAACAAGAAAAAGAGG atcTAACAACTTTATTCAATTACTGCAAGTCAATTGAAGGCCGCACCGACACAATTACTGACCTGCGTAAAAAATACGAACTTTAA
- the LOC103569667 gene encoding putative glycerol kinase 5 yields the protein MKYIAALDVGTTTIRCHILDSNAVTIASATEKVELLYPKPAHVEIDPDQLWMSIIKVLKNAVHASKVDVKLIACLGISTQRSSFISWNFETGKYYHRIITWKDLRADSMVREWNSSLTMKSLRMGSHILYTLSRNKRFLAGSVLKLMNTQMTMRLMWALQNIPELQEAAQSGNAVFGGVDCWLLYKLTGKHITDVSSASATGLYDPFTMSWAQWAINLFKIPSSMFPQVVDTAGDFGTVPKDIFGVSIPITCCMADQAASLFGSTCFNPGDLKVTMGTGSFLNVNTGTEPHASVAGLYPLVAWKINSEVVYMAEGASSDTGTVIEWIKSLGIINEPHKTSDLANSVDSSDIYFVPAFSGLQAPINDQSAATGFLGLKPTSGRAHIVRSVLEGLVFRILLLYESLCTETCRNYNSIRVDGGVSQNDFILQLLSDLTGLPVERSTNPEMSILGVAFLSGLQCGIWENRQELCKLRQVDKVFQPDIKRGRNYLSVVSQWKRAVQRFKNWY from the exons atgaaatatattgcGGCATTAGATGTCGGTACCACGACTATAAGATGTCACATTTTAGATAGCAATGCTGTTACCATTGCTTCTGCTACTGAAAag GTCGAATTACTTTATCCAAAACCCGCACACGTTGAAATAGATCCAGATCAACTTTGGATGtcaattattaaagttttaaaaaatgctgTGCAtg CGAGTAAAGTTGACGTTAAATTAATAGCGTGTCTTGGAATATCAACCCAACGCAGCAGTTTTATCTCATGGAACTTTGAAACGGGAAAATATTATCACAg aatAATAACATGGAAAGACTTGAGAGCAGATTCAATGGTACGTGAATGGAATTCATCATTAACAATGAAGAGTTTAAGAATGGGATCTCATATTCTTTATACACTGTCACGTAACAAAAGATTTCTTGCCGGCagtgtattaaaattaatgaatactCAG atGACCATGCGTTTAATGTGGGCCTTGCAAAATATTCCTGAACTTCAAGAAGCTGCTCAGAGTGGAAATGCGGTTTTTGGTGGAGTCGATTGTTGGCTTCTTTACAAATTAACtg GCAAACATATAACCGATGTATCAAGTGCATCAGCAACGGGCCTCTATGATCCGTTTACAATGAGCTGGGCACAATGggcaattaatttatttaaaataccatCCTCGATGTTCCCACAAGTCGTTGATACTGCAGGAGATTTCGGTACTGTTCCAAAAGATATTTTTGGTGTATCGATACCTATTACTTGTTGT atggCCGACCAAGCAGCCTCGTTATTTGGATCAACATGTTTCAATCCAGGTGACCTAAAAGTAACAATGGGCACTGGTAGTTTTTTGAATGTCAACACCGGCACAGAACCCCATGCATCAGTCGCGGGCTTGTATCCTCTAGTAGCCTGGAAAATAAATTCCGAGGTAGTTTATATGGCCGAAGGTGCGTCCAGCGACACCGGGACCGTAATCGAGTGGATTAAATCACTGG GTATCATTAACGAGCCCCATAAAACGTCAGATCTAGCGAATTCAGTTGACAGCTCGGATATTTATTTCGTACCAGCATTCAGTGGGTTGCAG gcaCCGATAAATGATCAATCAGCTGCTACAGGATTTCTAGGCCTGAAACCAACCTCTGGACGGGCACATATCGTACGGTCAGTGCTGGAAGGACTCGTATTTCGTATTTTACTTTTGTATGAGTCATTATGCACTGAAACTTGTCGTAATTACAACAGCATTag gGTAGACGGAGGAGTGTCgcaaaatgattttatactGCAATTACTATCTGACCTCACTGGTTTGCCTGTCGAGCGATCAACTAATCCCGAAATGTCTATACTTGGCGTTGCTTTTCTTTCCGGTCTTCAGTGCG gtATTTGGGAGAATCGACAGGAGTTGTGTAAATTAAGACAAGTTGATAAAGTCTTTCAGCCGGATATTAAACGGGGCagaaattatttgtcagtaGTCAGTCAATGGAAACGCGCCGtccaaagatttaaaaattggtattaa